A genome region from Thermoanaerobacterium xylanolyticum LX-11 includes the following:
- a CDS encoding GntR family transcriptional regulator, which produces MLVPDKKPLYELALNKMEELIKTGVWKEGMKLPSEASLSKEFGISRATLREAMRIMEDEGLITKQQGVGTFVRKKPIIRSGLEELFSVTSLIKRQGMKPGTKDFTFYRLPALESEAEKLKLNLGEEIYKVERVRTADGIPVVYCVDRLPYKIVGDSFSGFEESMFTFLEKEYSIKITYAVSSIKVVKNDVILEKKLNIGKNGSVLLLEQIHYDENNRPILFSSNYFNADKFDFYIIRKRD; this is translated from the coding sequence ATGTTAGTTCCTGATAAAAAGCCACTTTATGAATTGGCATTGAATAAGATGGAGGAGCTTATCAAGACTGGCGTATGGAAGGAAGGTATGAAACTTCCTTCTGAAGCTTCTCTATCAAAAGAATTTGGCATAAGCAGGGCTACACTCAGGGAAGCTATGAGAATAATGGAAGATGAAGGCCTTATTACGAAGCAGCAAGGCGTTGGGACATTTGTCCGGAAAAAGCCGATAATAAGAAGTGGGCTTGAGGAGCTTTTTAGCGTTACGTCCCTTATTAAGCGCCAGGGGATGAAGCCTGGCACGAAGGATTTTACTTTCTATAGATTGCCTGCTTTAGAAAGTGAGGCAGAAAAATTAAAGCTAAATCTTGGTGAAGAAATTTATAAAGTTGAAAGGGTAAGGACTGCAGATGGCATCCCTGTTGTCTACTGTGTTGATAGATTGCCGTATAAAATTGTAGGAGACAGTTTTAGCGGCTTTGAGGAATCTATGTTTACTTTTTTGGAAAAAGAGTACAGCATAAAAATAACATACGCTGTATCAAGCATTAAAGTTGTGAAGAATGATGTAATATTGGAGAAAAAGCTTAACATAGGGAAAAATGGTTCGGTTTTGCTTTTAGAGCAAATACACTACGATGAAAACAATAGGCCGATTCTTTTTTCATCAAATTATTTTAATGCAGATAAGTTTGATTTTTACATCATTAGGAAACGGGACTGA
- a CDS encoding pyrimidine-nucleoside phosphorylase: MRMYDLIMKKRDGGTFTKDEIDFIISSYTKDYIPDYQMSALLMAIYFNGMTNEETAHMTMAMAHSGDVLDLSEIRGIKVDKHSTGGVADTTTLVLAPLVAACGAPVAKMSGRGLGHTGGTIDKLESIPGMRVELSEREFIDNVNKHGIAVVGQSSNLTPADKKLYALRDVTATVDSIPLIASSIMSKKIASGADGIVLDVKVGRGAFMKDIESAKKLANLMVEIGNSVGRKTVAHVTNMDEPLGLAIGNSLEVVEAIDVLKGNGSKDLIDVCMVLGADMLTIAGVAKDTDEAKKMMEEALASGKALEKFREFIKAQGGDERIVDDLSLLPQAKYVKAWVADEDLYIKDLYALDLGLIAMRLGAGRSTKEDAIDLSVGIMLGGKIGDFIKKGQPIATVYANDKNKLDWALNEIKKYILVSGQYVERPQLIYM, translated from the coding sequence ATGAGAATGTACGACCTTATAATGAAAAAGAGAGATGGAGGCACTTTTACAAAAGACGAGATAGATTTTATCATATCTTCATATACAAAAGACTATATACCTGATTATCAAATGAGTGCTCTTTTGATGGCTATATACTTTAATGGCATGACAAATGAAGAAACAGCACACATGACAATGGCTATGGCCCATTCTGGTGATGTGCTTGATCTATCAGAAATAAGAGGTATTAAGGTTGATAAACATTCTACTGGTGGTGTCGCAGATACTACTACTTTAGTTTTAGCGCCTCTCGTCGCAGCGTGTGGTGCTCCTGTTGCAAAGATGTCAGGAAGAGGATTGGGTCATACTGGTGGTACGATAGATAAGCTTGAATCGATACCAGGCATGAGAGTTGAACTCAGTGAAAGAGAGTTTATAGACAATGTGAATAAGCATGGCATTGCTGTTGTAGGGCAGTCCAGCAATTTGACACCAGCCGATAAGAAACTTTACGCTCTACGAGATGTAACGGCAACAGTTGATTCGATACCACTTATAGCAAGCTCTATAATGAGCAAAAAGATTGCATCCGGTGCTGATGGGATTGTGCTGGATGTAAAAGTAGGCCGCGGTGCCTTTATGAAGGACATAGAAAGCGCCAAAAAGCTTGCAAATCTCATGGTTGAGATAGGCAATTCCGTTGGAAGAAAGACAGTTGCACATGTTACGAATATGGATGAGCCATTGGGACTTGCTATTGGCAATTCATTGGAAGTAGTAGAAGCCATTGATGTTTTAAAAGGAAATGGTTCAAAAGATCTTATTGATGTGTGCATGGTTTTAGGCGCTGATATGCTTACAATTGCTGGTGTTGCAAAAGATACCGATGAAGCAAAGAAGATGATGGAAGAAGCTTTGGCAAGCGGAAAAGCTCTGGAAAAGTTTAGAGAGTTTATAAAAGCTCAAGGTGGAGATGAAAGGATTGTAGATGATTTATCATTGCTACCACAGGCTAAATATGTTAAGGCATGGGTTGCTGATGAGGACTTGTATATAAAAGATTTATATGCATTAGATTTAGGGCTTATCGCCATGAGATTAGGTGCTGGAAGATCTACAAAAGAAGACGCAATAGATCTATCAGTCGGCATAATGTTAGGCGGAAAAATAGGCGACTTCATAAAGAAAGGCCAACCTATCGCTACAGTATATGCCAATGATAAAAACAAGCTGGATTGGGCATTGAATGAAATCAAAAAATATATATTAGTATCTGGTCAATATGTAGAGAGACCTCAATTGATTTACATGTAA
- a CDS encoding BMP family lipoprotein: protein MKKLRAVLSLMLAFVLTLSLLSGCSSATKQQSSQSNNTTQNAKNKDFKVGLVTDVGGINDHSFNQLAYQGLEKAKSELGVTANFIQSKQQTDYITNLTQFAQQKYNLVIAVGFLMKDAVEQVSKEFPDTKFLIIDSDITDRPNVASATFKTEQCGYLVGVMAGLMEKEKNNPKINDQNVVGVVGGMQIPPVDSYIAGFQQGVKAVNPDTKVLVSYTGNFNDPASGKQMALTQISQGADIVFHVAGQTGDGVINAAKEKNVYAIGVDADQNYMAPDTVMTSALKKVDVATFETIKNALNNNFKSGLVYFDLANDGVGYAKPIKDVPQSIIDKVNEYANKIKDGTIKVSDQVQK from the coding sequence ATGAAAAAATTACGTGCAGTTCTTTCATTAATGCTGGCATTTGTTTTGACGTTATCACTTTTATCAGGATGTTCTTCAGCGACAAAACAGCAATCATCTCAGTCAAACAATACGACTCAAAATGCGAAGAACAAAGACTTTAAAGTAGGTCTTGTAACAGACGTTGGCGGTATAAATGACCACAGCTTCAACCAGTTGGCATATCAAGGTCTTGAAAAAGCTAAAAGTGAGCTTGGTGTTACAGCTAACTTTATTCAATCTAAGCAACAGACAGACTACATTACAAACCTTACACAATTTGCTCAGCAAAAGTACAACTTAGTAATAGCTGTAGGCTTCCTTATGAAAGATGCAGTTGAACAAGTATCAAAAGAATTTCCTGATACGAAGTTCTTAATCATCGACTCAGACATTACTGATAGGCCGAATGTCGCATCTGCCACATTTAAGACGGAGCAGTGCGGATACTTAGTAGGTGTAATGGCGGGTTTGATGGAAAAAGAAAAGAATAATCCAAAGATTAATGATCAAAACGTTGTTGGTGTTGTAGGAGGAATGCAGATTCCACCTGTTGACAGCTACATTGCAGGTTTCCAACAAGGCGTAAAAGCTGTAAATCCTGATACAAAGGTACTTGTAAGCTACACAGGAAACTTCAATGATCCGGCATCAGGAAAGCAAATGGCTTTGACACAAATAAGCCAAGGAGCAGATATAGTATTCCATGTTGCAGGACAAACTGGTGATGGTGTAATAAATGCTGCTAAAGAAAAGAATGTATATGCAATAGGTGTTGACGCAGACCAAAATTATATGGCTCCTGATACAGTTATGACATCAGCACTTAAAAAAGTTGATGTTGCGACATTTGAGACTATAAAGAATGCTCTTAATAACAACTTCAAGAGTGGTCTCGTGTACTTCGACTTGGCAAATGATGGAGTTGGCTATGCTAAGCCGATAAAAGATGTTCCACAATCTATAATTGATAAAGTTAATGAATATGCTAATAAGATAAAAGACGGTACGATAAAAGTTTCAGATCAAGTACAGAAATAA
- a CDS encoding methyl-accepting chemotaxis protein encodes MTKTLRGELIRAFVVIGILLLVLSFTVNLGMINTKNNINNLKKFVINQVLYISNSQVQLAQYSSVLLNDVNNYTMGQSTKSALRTDLSNITQNVTNLGNALDDFKGTSIYNQLKSDVDGINDSIKNISSAIDSLNDKYILDQDSDKTLKISYYATQIQNSMTDFSNKYSQGFLPMFNNMISQNDRTFKISIAISVVILIVIIIYSLITVRRLRKLSRLINGEVSKSMEHSEKVLDSSIHLKKMAEENTGNIKMSRDGIEQLTESINTIAENANEVAMSISNVSEANEELSRSSDTLLSDMNSAISKIREIEENVRSQGDVVRNLINTLNQSLKNSKANSNELKELDKKMGGIKEILSAISEIADQTNLLSLNAAIEAARAGEYGKGFAVVADEIRKLAKQSTDSVVKIGEIIENITSYTGVTIDSVINDIDNSTKAAAEVNKVMDIFNDVKKAFDEISMVIGNISSVTSETAASSDKTLNAVKSVMGASQNISAQVEELLASSEQLLDIINRVDENNTKNLDYVNNQVAFTEEQKANMESITKVVKKL; translated from the coding sequence ATGACAAAAACATTAAGGGGCGAACTCATAAGAGCGTTTGTAGTAATTGGTATTTTGCTTTTGGTATTATCCTTTACAGTAAATCTGGGAATGATAAACACAAAAAACAACATCAACAATTTAAAAAAGTTTGTCATTAACCAGGTGCTTTACATTTCAAATTCACAGGTGCAGTTGGCGCAGTACAGCAGTGTTCTTCTCAATGATGTAAATAATTACACGATGGGACAAAGCACAAAAAGTGCTTTAAGGACAGATTTAAGCAATATAACTCAAAATGTAACAAATCTTGGAAACGCTTTAGATGATTTTAAAGGCACAAGTATATACAATCAGCTAAAGTCAGACGTAGATGGGATTAATGATAGCATAAAAAATATCAGTTCGGCCATAGACAGCTTAAATGATAAATATATTCTCGATCAAGACAGTGACAAGACATTGAAGATAAGCTATTATGCGACGCAGATACAAAACAGCATGACGGACTTTAGCAATAAGTATTCACAAGGATTTTTGCCAATGTTTAACAATATGATATCGCAAAACGACAGGACATTTAAGATATCTATTGCAATCAGCGTAGTAATCCTAATTGTTATAATTATTTATTCGCTTATAACCGTAAGGAGATTGAGAAAGCTTTCAAGGCTTATAAACGGTGAAGTAAGTAAATCGATGGAGCATTCTGAAAAGGTTCTTGATTCTTCGATACATCTTAAAAAGATGGCAGAGGAGAATACCGGGAACATCAAAATGTCGAGAGATGGCATTGAGCAGCTTACTGAAAGTATCAACACTATTGCAGAAAATGCTAATGAAGTGGCTATGTCTATATCGAATGTATCTGAGGCAAACGAAGAATTGTCGAGATCTTCTGATACTTTGTTAAGTGATATGAATAGCGCTATATCAAAGATAAGAGAAATAGAAGAAAATGTAAGAAGTCAAGGCGATGTTGTAAGAAATCTGATAAACACCTTGAATCAAAGCCTTAAAAATTCAAAAGCTAATTCCAACGAGCTAAAAGAGTTGGACAAGAAGATGGGAGGAATAAAAGAGATACTGTCGGCCATATCAGAGATAGCCGATCAGACGAATCTATTGTCCTTAAATGCAGCTATAGAGGCTGCAAGAGCAGGAGAATACGGAAAAGGCTTTGCGGTAGTAGCAGATGAGATAAGAAAATTAGCCAAACAGTCTACAGACAGTGTCGTAAAGATAGGTGAAATAATAGAGAATATAACCAGCTATACCGGTGTGACAATTGACAGCGTAATAAACGACATAGACAATTCAACTAAAGCCGCAGCAGAAGTCAACAAAGTTATGGACATATTTAACGATGTAAAGAAGGCATTTGACGAGATCTCAATGGTTATTGGAAATATATCAAGTGTGACTTCTGAGACTGCAGCAAGCTCCGATAAGACTTTGAATGCTGTAAAGAGCGTAATGGGTGCATCACAGAACATATCTGCACAAGTAGAAGAGCTTTTGGCGTCTTCTGAGCAACTTTTGGATATTATAAACAGAGTAGACGAAAATAACACAAAGAATTTGGACTATGTAAATAATCAGGTTGCATTTACAGAGGAACAAAAAGCCAATATGGAAAGCATAACGAAAGTAGTTAAAAAGTTATGA
- a CDS encoding ABC transporter permease has translation MSKVLKSIYMPILAVVIAIIIGSIIMLATGFNPVAAYTSLFIGAFGTLPNIANTLANAVPLIITGLGVAIAFNAGLFNIGAEGQYWIGAIVGTWIGYSFKGLPWYIHIPLALIAAMIAGGLWGGIIPGFAKAYTGAHEVITTMMMSYVAIYFSHYLLEFGPMMEKGSVPQSPLIRNSAVIPTIVPNTQLSYGIVIALVAALFVYWLMYKTVWGYEMRAVGFNQRASKYAGMNVPFNIVLSLSLSGIFAGLAGAVQILGVQHRLYDSFTSGYGYTAIVVALLAKNNPIGVVFSALLFAALGTGSQYMQLNAQVPGQLTDVITGLIIFFVAADKIIELFKTMFKKQKKEELAS, from the coding sequence ATGAGTAAAGTGTTAAAAAGTATTTATATGCCAATATTAGCAGTTGTAATTGCAATCATTATTGGTTCTATAATAATGTTGGCTACAGGTTTTAACCCAGTAGCTGCGTACACATCACTATTTATAGGTGCGTTTGGAACATTACCTAATATAGCAAATACACTGGCAAATGCTGTTCCGCTTATAATAACAGGTCTTGGGGTTGCGATAGCATTTAATGCAGGACTTTTCAATATAGGTGCTGAGGGACAGTATTGGATTGGCGCTATTGTAGGTACATGGATAGGCTATTCATTTAAAGGTCTTCCATGGTATATCCATATACCTCTTGCACTTATTGCTGCGATGATCGCTGGAGGATTGTGGGGAGGAATAATTCCTGGATTTGCTAAAGCATATACTGGTGCACATGAGGTCATTACAACCATGATGATGAGCTATGTAGCAATTTATTTTAGCCATTACCTATTGGAGTTTGGTCCAATGATGGAAAAAGGTTCTGTGCCTCAATCACCGCTTATCAGAAATTCTGCTGTGATACCTACCATCGTTCCAAACACGCAATTGTCTTATGGCATAGTTATAGCTTTGGTTGCTGCACTTTTCGTCTATTGGCTTATGTACAAGACTGTTTGGGGATACGAAATGAGAGCTGTTGGATTTAACCAAAGAGCATCAAAATATGCTGGTATGAATGTTCCATTTAATATCGTCTTGTCGTTAAGTTTAAGCGGTATATTTGCAGGTCTTGCAGGAGCAGTTCAGATTTTAGGTGTTCAGCATAGGTTATACGACAGTTTTACGTCAGGATACGGATATACGGCAATAGTTGTTGCTCTGTTGGCAAAAAACAACCCTATTGGTGTTGTGTTTTCAGCCCTTTTGTTTGCTGCACTTGGAACAGGGTCCCAATACATGCAGCTTAATGCACAAGTGCCTGGCCAGTTAACAGATGTCATAACAGGGCTTATCATATTCTTCGTTGCTGCAGACAAGATTATTGAATTGTTTAAAACCATGTTTAAGAAGCAGAAAAAGGAGGAGTTAGCATCATGA
- a CDS encoding cytidine deaminase: MDYEKLLEVAKEARESAYAPYSKFKVGACVITNNGKIYKGCNIENSSYGLTNCAERTALFSAYANGDRDIEAIAVVADTDGPVSPCGACRQVMYELGGEDMTVILGNMKGDFVVKKAKDLLPYAFSMKDEK; this comes from the coding sequence ATGGATTACGAAAAGCTGTTGGAGGTTGCGAAAGAGGCGAGAGAAAGTGCCTATGCACCGTATTCTAAATTTAAAGTTGGAGCCTGCGTCATAACAAACAATGGGAAAATCTACAAAGGGTGCAATATTGAAAATTCATCTTATGGACTTACTAATTGTGCTGAAAGGACTGCGCTTTTTAGCGCTTATGCAAATGGTGATAGAGATATAGAGGCGATTGCAGTTGTAGCGGATACAGATGGACCTGTATCACCTTGTGGTGCATGCAGACAAGTCATGTACGAATTAGGTGGGGAAGACATGACTGTTATTTTGGGAAATATGAAAGGGGATTTTGTAGTAAAAAAAGCAAAAGATCTCCTTCCGTATGCATTTTCTATGAAAGATGAAAAATAA
- a CDS encoding ABC transporter ATP-binding protein — MSALLEVKNITKIFPKVRANDGVNLTVEEGEIHAILGENGAGKSTLMNIIYGLYKPDSGELKLSGETLNLSGPHEAIEKGIGMVHQHFMLIPVLTVAENIVLGAEPGGIPYNKKKANELIREISKNYHLEIDPDAKVKDLSVGLQQRVEILKAFYRHAKLLILDEPTAMLTPQETEELFEIMRRLKEQGISIIFISHKLDEVKEISDKVTVMRRGKTVGTLNTKDTNEQELANLMVGREVVLRVEKSEYKPGDVVLSVKDLTVVDEQNIEKVKNVSFEIRSGEIFGLAGIDGNGQTELIEALMGLRQIKSGVIKYQNSNIERLPTRERYKLGISYIPQDRQQEGLIMKFSVADNLILKEYKDSRYSKNGVIQYKKVFENASKKVEEYDIRPTDYTLLAGNLSGGNQQKIILAREVGSNPKLLIAVQPTRGMDVGAIEYIHKKLLELRDGGSAILLVSLELEEIMSLSDRIGVIHNGVIMDVLDGKSATREKIGLLMAGSQIDAKEVEV; from the coding sequence ATGAGTGCATTATTAGAGGTTAAAAATATTACAAAAATATTTCCTAAGGTTAGGGCAAATGATGGTGTTAATCTCACAGTAGAAGAAGGAGAAATACACGCCATCTTAGGTGAAAATGGTGCAGGTAAATCTACTTTGATGAATATTATTTATGGATTATATAAACCTGACTCTGGAGAATTAAAGCTAAGCGGCGAAACTTTAAATCTAAGCGGCCCTCATGAAGCCATAGAAAAAGGTATCGGGATGGTTCACCAGCATTTCATGTTGATACCGGTTTTGACGGTTGCAGAAAATATAGTTCTTGGTGCTGAACCTGGTGGCATTCCTTACAACAAGAAAAAAGCCAATGAATTGATTCGAGAGATATCAAAAAATTACCATCTTGAAATAGATCCAGATGCAAAGGTGAAAGATTTATCTGTTGGACTTCAGCAAAGGGTAGAAATTCTAAAGGCGTTTTACAGACATGCTAAGCTTCTCATTTTAGATGAGCCTACAGCTATGCTTACTCCACAGGAGACGGAAGAACTGTTTGAAATAATGAGGAGATTAAAAGAGCAAGGCATTTCTATCATATTCATCAGCCACAAGCTTGATGAGGTTAAAGAGATTTCTGATAAAGTTACAGTAATGAGAAGAGGTAAGACGGTAGGTACTCTGAACACTAAAGATACAAATGAGCAAGAATTGGCTAATTTGATGGTAGGAAGGGAAGTTGTCTTAAGAGTAGAGAAGTCAGAGTACAAACCTGGCGATGTGGTGCTTTCAGTCAAGGATTTGACTGTTGTAGATGAGCAAAACATTGAAAAAGTGAAAAACGTAAGCTTTGAAATAAGAAGTGGAGAGATATTTGGACTGGCAGGTATTGATGGAAATGGGCAGACAGAGCTTATTGAAGCTTTGATGGGTCTTAGGCAGATTAAATCAGGTGTCATTAAATACCAAAATAGTAATATTGAAAGACTGCCTACGAGGGAGAGGTACAAGCTTGGCATATCTTACATTCCTCAAGACAGACAGCAGGAAGGGCTTATCATGAAGTTTAGCGTTGCAGACAATTTAATATTAAAAGAATACAAAGATAGCCGTTATTCGAAAAATGGCGTAATACAGTACAAGAAGGTATTTGAAAACGCATCGAAGAAGGTTGAAGAATACGACATAAGGCCTACTGATTATACTCTTTTAGCAGGCAATCTTTCAGGTGGCAACCAGCAGAAGATAATTCTTGCAAGAGAAGTAGGTTCTAATCCAAAGCTTTTGATAGCTGTTCAGCCTACAAGAGGAATGGATGTCGGTGCTATTGAGTACATTCATAAAAAGCTTTTAGAACTTAGAGATGGAGGTTCAGCGATACTTCTTGTTTCATTAGAATTAGAGGAGATAATGTCGTTGTCTGACAGAATCGGAGTAATTCATAATGGTGTAATAATGGATGTATTGGATGGTAAATCTGCTACAAGGGAAAAAATTGGGCTGCTTATGGCAGGTTCGCAAATTGACGCAAAGGAAGTTGAGGTGTGA
- a CDS encoding ABC transporter permease gives MKEILLNPQLWSATLAMATPLALPALGGTFSERSGVVNIAMEGIMLIAAFFAVLFAHLTGSAWLGLLGAVIVGMIVAVIFAWAAVTLTADQVILGMAINIFASGFTAYLLNTIFGFSGTPTDTPMLPNINIPVIKNIPFVGQILSGNSVIVYLMIILIFASDYFLFHTNLGLRIRAVGENPEAAETAGINVIKLRYLGVTLSGLFSAIGGAYLSIGLLNSFSTDMSSGRGYIALAAMIFGKWTPFGSFGAALLFGFATALSMQLQNSALSKNIIMMLPYILTVLALVGVGGKSVSPAADGVPYTPKK, from the coding sequence ATGAAAGAGATTTTATTAAATCCTCAGTTGTGGTCGGCAACCCTTGCCATGGCAACACCATTGGCATTGCCAGCCCTTGGAGGAACTTTTTCTGAGAGATCTGGTGTCGTAAATATTGCCATGGAAGGTATAATGCTTATTGCGGCTTTTTTTGCGGTACTATTTGCACATCTTACAGGCAGTGCATGGCTTGGTTTATTAGGTGCTGTAATAGTTGGCATGATAGTTGCTGTGATTTTTGCCTGGGCTGCTGTAACGCTTACTGCTGATCAGGTTATTCTCGGTATGGCAATAAACATATTTGCATCTGGATTTACAGCATACCTTTTGAATACAATTTTCGGTTTCAGCGGTACGCCTACAGATACGCCTATGCTTCCAAATATAAACATTCCTGTTATTAAGAATATACCATTTGTAGGACAGATATTAAGCGGTAACAGCGTAATAGTATATTTAATGATAATATTGATATTTGCTTCAGATTATTTCTTGTTTCACACCAACCTCGGTTTAAGGATAAGAGCGGTCGGAGAAAATCCGGAAGCAGCCGAGACTGCAGGAATCAATGTCATAAAGTTAAGATATTTAGGAGTTACTCTAAGTGGACTGTTTTCAGCAATAGGAGGTGCATATCTGTCAATAGGTCTTTTAAACAGCTTCAGCACAGATATGTCCAGCGGAAGAGGTTACATCGCTTTGGCGGCTATGATATTCGGCAAATGGACGCCTTTTGGTTCTTTTGGTGCGGCTTTGCTTTTTGGCTTTGCTACTGCTTTAAGCATGCAGCTTCAAAACAGTGCCTTGTCTAAAAATATAATCATGATGCTTCCATATATTCTCACAGTTTTGGCTCTCGTAGGTGTTGGTGGCAAGAGCGTATCACCTGCAGCAGATGGTGTCCCATATACTCCTAAGAAATGA
- a CDS encoding cyclodeaminase/cyclohydrolase family protein, translated as MLVNETLEEYVKDVSSSKPAPGGGSVSALVASLGVALSSMVYNLTIGRKFYEEYDSDIKDEIESGLKICERLISELMPLVDEDKNAYDDVIKAIKMPKNNDEEKALRSQKLDEAYLKAINVPLKLARLLSEGFAPTLLIAQYGNPNAISDAAVGALLLFAGLQSAAINVRVNAKFLKDKSLADSAIEECENLIKRYEPVKDEILSISIKNL; from the coding sequence ATGTTGGTAAACGAAACTTTAGAAGAATATGTAAAAGATGTATCATCTTCAAAGCCTGCGCCTGGTGGTGGAAGTGTATCTGCTTTAGTGGCAAGTTTAGGTGTGGCTTTGTCATCAATGGTTTACAATCTCACAATCGGTAGGAAGTTCTATGAAGAGTACGACAGCGATATAAAAGACGAGATTGAAAGCGGGCTTAAAATATGCGAAAGGCTTATATCAGAGTTAATGCCTTTAGTAGATGAGGACAAAAATGCGTACGATGATGTTATAAAAGCAATCAAAATGCCTAAAAATAATGATGAAGAAAAGGCTTTAAGAAGTCAAAAATTGGATGAAGCTTATTTAAAAGCTATAAATGTCCCACTTAAATTAGCGAGGCTTTTAAGCGAAGGGTTTGCACCTACTTTGCTTATTGCTCAGTATGGCAATCCGAATGCAATATCAGATGCGGCAGTTGGTGCATTACTTCTATTTGCAGGGCTTCAAAGTGCTGCTATAAATGTCAGAGTAAACGCTAAATTTTTAAAAGACAAATCACTGGCAGACAGTGCCATTGAAGAATGTGAGAACTTGATAAAAAGGTATGAACCTGTAAAGGACGAAATACTGAGTATTTCCATTAAAAATTTGTGA
- a CDS encoding phosphopentomutase, protein MVNRVLLIVLDSVGAGEAPDADKYGDVGSNTLGHVCDVTGVKLPNLGKLGLGNILPLKSVEADKSAVGAYGKMQEHSAGKDTTTGHWEIAGLWIDKAFPTFPNGFPDEVINKFEERIGRKVIGNKPASGTEIIEELGEEHVKTGYPIVYTSADSVFQIAAHEGVIPLNELYEMCEIAREILKGDYAVGRVIARPFVGEAGNFVRTENRRDFSLKPFSPTILDKLKDAGHEVFAIGKIEDIFAGCGITGKDHSTNNKDGIIATLKALDKVKNGLIFTNLVDFDMLYGHRNNPQGYADALRYFDDQLPEIMSKLKDDDLLIITADHGNDPTTASTDHSREYVPLLVYNRRFTNGKDLGVRKTFSDIAATIAEIFNVEGTGHGTSFLSELPF, encoded by the coding sequence ATGGTAAACAGAGTTTTACTTATTGTATTAGATAGCGTTGGAGCTGGAGAAGCTCCAGATGCGGATAAATATGGCGATGTAGGTTCAAATACTCTTGGGCACGTATGCGATGTGACGGGAGTAAAGCTCCCTAATTTAGGGAAATTGGGACTTGGCAACATATTGCCGCTAAAAAGTGTAGAGGCTGATAAGTCTGCAGTAGGTGCCTATGGGAAGATGCAAGAACATTCGGCAGGTAAAGACACGACGACGGGACACTGGGAGATAGCAGGTCTTTGGATAGATAAGGCTTTTCCCACATTTCCAAATGGATTTCCTGATGAAGTGATAAATAAGTTTGAAGAAAGAATAGGAAGAAAAGTCATAGGAAATAAGCCTGCATCGGGGACTGAGATAATAGAAGAATTGGGAGAAGAGCATGTAAAGACAGGTTATCCGATAGTTTACACATCGGCAGACAGTGTTTTCCAAATCGCTGCCCATGAAGGTGTGATACCTTTAAATGAGCTTTATGAGATGTGTGAGATAGCGAGAGAAATACTGAAAGGCGATTATGCAGTAGGTAGGGTCATTGCGAGGCCTTTTGTTGGGGAAGCTGGGAATTTTGTGAGAACGGAAAACAGAAGGGACTTTTCCCTAAAACCATTTAGCCCGACTATATTGGATAAGTTAAAAGATGCAGGACATGAGGTTTTTGCTATAGGAAAGATTGAAGACATATTTGCAGGATGTGGCATAACAGGAAAAGACCACTCTACTAATAATAAAGATGGCATAATTGCGACTTTAAAGGCTTTGGATAAAGTTAAAAATGGCCTTATATTCACAAATTTAGTGGATTTCGATATGCTTTATGGACATAGAAACAACCCTCAAGGATATGCAGATGCACTTAGATATTTTGATGACCAACTTCCTGAAATAATGTCAAAGCTTAAGGATGATGATTTGCTCATTATTACAGCAGATCATGGTAATGATCCTACAACAGCCAGCACAGACCATTCGAGAGAGTACGTGCCACTTTTGGTATACAATCGCAGATTTACAAATGGTAAAGATTTAGGCGTAAGAAAGACATTTTCTGATATTGCCGCAACCATTGCAGAAATATTTAATGTTGAGGGAACTGGTCATGGAACGTCATTTCTTAGTGAATTGCCATTTTGA